The following proteins come from a genomic window of Henningerozyma blattae CBS 6284 chromosome 4, complete genome:
- the FEN2 gene encoding Fen2p (similar to Saccharomyces cerevisiae FEN2 (YCR028C); ancestral locus Anc_1.155) has protein sequence MDTNSQDARQKNETLTITVADADTTTTEPPVRHRWLLFKIDVFVLSFVCLQYWINYVDRIGFTNAYVSGMKNDLNLTGSQFTLAGTCFTIGYVVGMLPHNLALLVVPPRIWLSSCTLAWGLLTLGMSHAHSARDLCVLRFFQALFESCTFSGTHLILGAWYCPRELPLRSAIFTSSGLVGAIFSGFMQTAIAHELEGAGGMAGWRWLFIIDFCITVPVALYGLLCFPGMPDATSTGKFTLARHVFSKAELQYARRRLPPQEANSKLSWSVAPRVLRRWHIWVFSLAWILGGENLALASTSTFAIWLQNQDYSLSARNNYPAGIYAVGIVSTLASALYLSRVQRARHWHIAVVLAAVMTIVSALIWWRPLDPNVIFTSQYLGGIAYAGQAVFFAWANVVCHADLPERAIVLASMNMCSGAVNAWWIILFFDASTVPYFRKGCYALLATAIGSAIISIIIRILQIRESKNIANQLSTQISNDSSDDELEGHSDDEITYEIAYQDEHPNRYTKSILKSH, from the coding sequence ATGGATACTAATAGTCAGGACGCGCGTCAGAAAAATGAAACTCTCACAATTACTGTCGCCGATGCAGACACTACAACTACAGAGCCTCCAGTGCGTCACAGATGgcttttattcaaaatagaCGTTTTTGTTCTATCATTCGTGTGTTTACAATATTGGATCAACTATGTTGATCGTATTGGGTTCACCAATGCATACGTCTCTGGTATGAAAAATGACCTGAACCTTACCGGTTCACAGTTCACTCTAGCAGGTACATGTTTCACCATCGGTTATGTGGTTGGAATGTTACCCCACAACTTGGCATTACTGGTGGTACCTCCACGAATTTGGCTCAGTTCATGTACTTTAGCATGGGGGTTACTTACTTTGGGGATGAGTCATGCCCATAGTGCTCGTGACCTTTGTGTTTTGCGGTTTTTCCAAGCTCTTTTTGAAAGTTGTACATTTTCTGGTACTCATTTGATATTGGGTGCCTGGTACTGCCCACGTGAATTGCCGCTCCGTTCAGCAATATTTACATCTAGTGGTTTAGTAGGTGCCATATTCAGTGGATTTATGCAAACCGCTATCGCTCATGAATTAGAAGGTGCGGGGGGTATGGCGGGTTGGCGTTGGCTTTTCATTATCGATTTCTGTATTACAGTCCCAGTTGCATTGTACGGTCTATTATGTTTCCCCGGTATGCCTGATGCTACATCTACTGGGAAGTTTACTCTAGCACGTCATGTGTTTTCCAAAGCAGAACTACAATATGCACGCCGTAGATTACCTCCTCAAGAAGCAAATTCAAAACTTTCATGGTCTGTAGCACCACGTGTATTACGCCGTTGGCATATATGGGTATTTTCACTTGCATGGATCCTAGGTGGTGAAAATCTTGCTCTAGCTTCAACATCTACATTTGCAATATGGTTACAAAATCAAGATTATTCGTTATCTGCACGTAATAATTACCCTGCTGGTATTTATGCAGTTGGTATTGTCTCTACTTTAGCCTCTGCTTTATATTTGAGTCGTGTACAACGTGCACGTCATTGGCATATAGCTGTTGTTTTGGCTGCAGTAATGACTATAGTATCAGCATTAATATGGTGGCGACCATTGGATCCAAATGTTATATTCACATCACAATACTTGGGTGGTATTGCTTATGCAGGTCAGGCTGTATTTTTTGCTTGGGCTAATGTTGTATGTCATGCAGATTTACCTGAAAGAGCCATTGTTCTTGCTTCCATGAATATGTGTTCAGGTGCTGTAAATGCTTGGTGGATAATCTTATTCTTTGATGCTTCAACAGTACCATATTTCAGAAAGGGTTGTTATGCCTTGTTGGCAACAGCCATAGGTAGTGCCATCATATCTATcataataagaatattacAAATACGAGAATCCAAAAATATAGCAAACCAATTATCAACTCAAATATCTAACGATTCTTCggatgatgaattag